A genomic region of Homo sapiens chromosome 4, GRCh38.p14 Primary Assembly contains the following coding sequences:
- the LOC124900641 gene encoding uncharacterized protein LOC124900641 — MRTDTSVFRNSHAEEAHRARGLAAKLAQAGDLLRFLTHLTKAFPSRPAGSPQTTSHGRAFPLISPVCSHELHVLMGPQSHSEQGKVGTGFRTTAPPTPAPRRPPRCLPDELLLTPQPGESAGLPAQSCTRRAAGWARAAVRGLTRARVPHRRGLRTEG, encoded by the coding sequence ATGCGAACAGACACCAGCGTATTCAGGAACAGCCACGCGGAGGAGGCGCACAGGGCAAGGGGACTGGCGGCAAAGTTGGCGCAGGCAGGTGATTTGCTTCGCTTCCTCACACACCTCACAAAAGCCTTTCCTTCAAGACCCGCTGGCAGTCCCCAAACCACGAGCCACGGCAGAGCTTTCCCATTAATAAGTCCTGTTTGCTCACATGAACTCCATGTTTTGATGGGGCCTCAATCTCATTCTGAACAGGGTAAAGTAGGGACGGGATTCCGGACCACAGCTCCTCCCACGCCGGCACCGCGCAGGCCGCCGCGGTGTCTTCCGGATGAGCTCCTACTCACTCCACAGCCCGGGGAAAGTGCAGGGCTACCGGCGCAGAGCTGCACAAGGAGGGCTGCAGGCTGGGCCAGAGCCGCTGTACGGGGACTGACAAGAGCGCGGGTCCCTCACCGGAGGGGACTGAGGACAGAGGGCTGA